The proteins below come from a single Caulobacter flavus genomic window:
- the panD gene encoding aspartate 1-decarboxylase has translation MLLTMMKAKLHRATVTQADLDYEGSIAIDRDLLDASGILPNEQVDVLNITTGARFTTYAIEAPRGSKVIGVNGAAARLVQKNDTVIVVTYCQMPAEEARNYAPTVVLLDEGNVIKQAA, from the coding sequence ATGCTTCTGACCATGATGAAGGCCAAGCTGCACCGCGCCACGGTGACCCAGGCCGACCTCGACTACGAAGGTTCGATCGCCATCGACCGCGACCTGCTGGACGCCTCGGGCATCCTGCCGAACGAACAGGTCGACGTGCTCAACATCACCACCGGCGCGCGCTTCACCACCTACGCCATCGAGGCCCCGCGCGGCTCCAAGGTGATCGGCGTCAACGGCGCCGCCGCCCGCCTGGTGCAGAAGAACGACACCGTCATCGTCGTCACCTACTGCCAGATGCCGGCCGAGGAGGCGCGCAACTACGCCCCGACCGTCGTGCTGCTCGACGAGGGCAACGTCATCAAGCAGGCCGCCTGA